DNA sequence from the Quercus lobata isolate SW786 unplaced genomic scaffold, ValleyOak3.0 Primary Assembly Scq3eQI_73, whole genome shotgun sequence genome:
TTGGGCGGCGTCTTTGGAATTGGAGGTGGAATGCTTATAAGCCcacttcttcttcaagttgggATAACGCCAGAGGTAACATCTAATTCCATCTTCAATCATTTTCACTTCATCTTGTTTCATGTTAAACTGCCAGGAATACTTATTTTTGCTTTCATATCTTGATGCAGGTAACAGCAGCAACTTGTTCTTTCATGGTGTTCTTCTCAGCTACAATGTCGTCATTTCAGTATGTATTGTTGGGCATGGAACAGACAGACATTGCCCTCATCTTGGCCATAGTCTGTTTTGTTGCATCACTTCTTGGATTGGTAGTGGTGCAGAGAGCAATTCAAGAATATGGGAGGGCATCTCTCATTGTATTCTCAGTAAGCATTGTGATGGCTTTGAGTACCGTCCTAATGACTAGTTTTGGGGCACTCGACGTTTGGAGGGACTATATATCTGGGAAATACATGGGGTTCAAATTGCCctgttaagaaaaaaatttgtaaataggTTCCTATAATAAGACCTCAGTTTATGGGAGGGAATCTCTCATTGTATTCTCAGTCAGCATTGTGATGGCTTTGAGTACTGTCCTAATGACTAGCTTTGGAGCACTCGATGTTTGGAGGGACTATGTGTCTGGGAAATACATGGGATTCAAATCGCCCTGTTAAGAATAACTTTTGTAAATAGTTTCCTATAATATGTTCTCAGTTGAGGGTAGTACGATATGCGTAGAAATGTGTTTTCAAATGTAACGCGGCGAGTACTAATGAAACAAATTGCAGTGAGAAATAAGAGAACTACTAAATACATGATCATGTTTTTGTGTCAGGCTTTCAATTCTGGAACTGCGTATTTTGGTCTCTTATAGTATTAATCCTTTTAAGTTTTCCAATGTTTTACAACTTCCTTAGACTTCCTGTTATAGTAGATACACAAGTTTTGGGAGTCAAAAATTAGAGTTAGCTTGAGTGATTTCTACATAATATCGAAATGAACTAGTTTATTCTTCATACTGATTCTGCTATTGTGTGCCTTCGTATGCAGAAAACAAACCACAATGTGAAATTCCACAGCTCAATCAAACTAACATTCTCATTGATCGCACAATTAGCAAAACACATGCTTGACATGTTAAATTTGGTAATTAAATACCAAAATTGGCTGATAAACTTACAATTTATCCCTAAACATTCAATGGCATTTCCAACTTCCCAAATCACATTTATCATCCGCCTAATCCAGTCTTAAAAATGCAACcttcatcaaaatataaatactaAAGAAACATTAGGAACAAGGGCTTCCTAATGCACAAGGATTGCAGAGCAAAAAATGAAGCCTGCTGCCTTATGCAACTGGGGGACGGAGAACATGGTCTTGTGAGGTATCAACAGAAGCCGGTGGCATGAACTGCCACATGGAAACTCCAGGGTACCCCATAAATGGCACCAACTTGCTGCCAACAACTTGGCCTGGGGCAGGAAGTGGAGCTGGGATTGCAGGAGGATGAGGCAAAAATCCTGGTTGAGTACTCATAGCTTTTACATTCTTCTCAAGGTTCTCTTTCTCTACCTTTAGCCTTTGCTTCTCATCACGAAGCTCATTCTTTTCTGCCTATACAAACAAACCTCCACTCAACATAACCAACAAGAATTGAATTTGAACGTGgtcagttttattttattttttggatatccTTGCAGCTATCAGGTATATATGGAGTAATTCCTAAAAACAAGTGTGATTTCAGATGCCttctaaaatgaaaaagaaaaggaaaatacaaaagGTTCTAGTTCTACCAATGTTATTACAAAACTTTTACAGAATAACGTGACCATGAATGTGATTACTAAATAGTGTCATATTAACAAAACCAATCGGtttcttggtctgatgataatgAGTATCATTAGAAGCAAAcgtcatagattgaaactcactcaaaaaaaaaaaaaaataacataattaataaagttcttatattttgttttgtgttcaaaataatttaacaCATCAGTTTATATTGCTGTCGTAAAATTATTACCATCCTTAGTGTCATTCAAAAGTAAAAACTGAAATATCAAAGCGCACCTTCAACTCATTAATCTTCTCCTGCAGATCCATTTTTGACTCTTTCAACTTCTGGGCTTCATCTCTTAATTGAGTCAATATTCTCACAGCATCACCCAATATAACAGCCTTGTCCATTTTAGGAGGTCTTCCAGGGTCCAGGATAGAACCCAGTTCCATGAACCTTAAGATAATTCCAAAGTCAACatcagagacagagacagagtgagaaagagagagagaatcagaaaATTAACGAATTAGAGGATGCCTGTCATTCAATCTATCCCTCCTCATTTTCTCCCTGCA
Encoded proteins:
- the LOC115972737 gene encoding transcription factor ILR3-like, which translates into the protein MEHREMGSQGNENPTIWMFDEYNLMEDISVTSLLDPTGFFASTTWPSPPPPPPPPHLSFSNPTSLSMEQIDDSFPNSDGPKEISSRKRVRSGSCTTSGSKACREKMRRDRLNDRFMELGSILDPGRPPKMDKAVILGDAVRILTQLRDEAQKLKESKMDLQEKINELKAEKNELRDEKQRLKVEKENLEKNVKAMSTQPGFLPHPPAIPAPLPAPGQVVGSKLVPFMGYPGVSMWQFMPPASVDTSQDHVLRPPVA